In a single window of the Thamnophis elegans isolate rThaEle1 chromosome 8, rThaEle1.pri, whole genome shotgun sequence genome:
- the SLC39A4 gene encoding zinc transporter ZIP4, whose amino-acid sequence MRLILGSLMLHCLLGAAVPGPPQEPALQELWTLLSGSREGVLPRRSVDALLNIARSRVQCSAVPCEKCLSSANVFELVGKTASGEVNLTSAELLTFSAGLVFYFSDPADACEAMAKKRWVAEVHDFQNKFFNGSPLAGPNREKVARQMLLIQKNAKSIKKEEPCAEMDEILNRSASVTPRVASKPARQVLAFLSYHVLRGGCFRALPHQHYFLDYIFQHYSNATHNLTLAGLTKLMVQLEVGPGRKDGGHDHGHDHDGHDHTHDGHDHDGHDHTHDGHDHSDHGHDGHTHDDHDHDHKNATHGGHDHDDHSDHHHGNETGHHHGNETGHHHGNETGHHHGNETAHHHMEPHGNRSSPVRSKRSPAEVQEQHDVHQNIWDTVCLSPADIFKIYEIDDAVGISRPDFTRLSPALVQQKLSKACTAPRKVPEEGRLTTAEKYIYGSLATLVVCVCALFGIVVLLCTTCIGAYQYVIQTFVSLAVGSLTGDAMLHLIPKFLGLHSHAHTEGDAHLHHGPEANDKLWKLLAVLGGLYLFFLLEKFFTLLGHSHEEEPLEPSQGHQCDHGLSLQLYQDEMKRRKQEKGASNADLMSVEDTDFGRQVPKAELSRELRMLPYMITIGDAIHNFADGLAMGAAFSSSWKTGLATSLAVLCHELPHELGDFAALLHAGLSVKRALLLNFVSALTAFVGLYIALSVSTGEEFEAWIFTVATGLFLYVALCDMLPALMNVKDKRPWLLFALQNLGLLAGWAILLLLSLFEDNITI is encoded by the exons TGCCTCTCGTCGGCCAACGTCttcgaactggtagggaagaccGCCTCCGGAGAGGTCAACCTGACGTCCGCGGAGCTGCTGACCTTCTCGGCAGGGCTGGTCTTCTACTTCTCTGACCCCGCGGATGCCTGCGAGGCCATGGCCAAGAAACGGTGGGTGGCTGAGGTCCACGATTTCCAAAACAAGTTCTTCAACGGGAGCCCTTTGGCCGGACCCAACCGGGAGAAAGTTGCCCGGCAAATGCTTCTCATCCAGAAGAACGCCAAGTCCATCAAGAAAGAGGAG CCCTGTGCAGAAATGGACGAGATCCTTAATCGCAGCGCCTCTGTTACCCCCCGCGTGGCGTCGAAACCAGCCAGGCAGGTGTTGGCATTCCTCTCCTATCACGTCTTACGAGGAGGCTGCTTCCGTGCGCTGCCCCACCAACACTACTTTTTGGACTACATTTTCCAACACTACAGCAACGCGACTCACAACCTCACACTGGCAG GGTTGACCAAACTAATGGTACAGTTGGAGGTCGGTCCTGGGAGAAAAGATGGCGGCCATGACCATGGCCATGACCACGATGGCCATGACCACACACACGATGGCCATGACCACGATGGCCATGACCACACACACGATGGCCATGACCACAGCGACCATGGACACGATGGACACACACACGATGACCATGACCATGATCATAAAAATGCCACACATGGTGGCCATGATCATGACGATCACTCGGACCACCACCATGGCAACGAAACAGGCCACCACCATGGCAACGAAACAGGCCACCACCATGGCAACGAAACAGGCCACCACCATGGCAACGAAACAGCCCATCACCACATGGAGccccatggaaacagaagttctCCGGTGCGCTCAAAACGAAGTCCTGCAGAAGTCCAGGAACAACATGACGTCCACCAGAACATCTGGGACACG gTCTGTCTCAGCCCCGCTGATATCTTCAAGATTTACGAGATTGACGATGCCGTCGGAATCAGCCGCCCGGATTTCACCCGCCTGAGCCCAGCCCTGGTGCAGCAGAAGCTCAGCAAGGCCTGCACGGCCCCCCGGAAGGTTCCAGAAGAAGGGCGCCTCACCACGGCCGAGA aGTACATCTACGGCTCCCTGGCCACCCTGGTGGTGTGCGTGTGCGCCCTTTTCGGCATTGTGGTTCTGCTCTGCACCACTTGCATCGGTGCCTACCAGTATGTCATCCAAACCTTCGTCAGCCTGGCTGTCGGATCACTCACGGGGGACGCCATGCTGCACCTCATCCCCAAG TTCTTGGGCCTCCATTCCCACGCCCACACCGAGGGCGACGCGCACCTCCACCATGGGCCCGAGGCCAATGACAAACTCTGGAAGCTCCTGGCCGTGCTGGGGGGTCTCTACCTCTTCTTCCTCTTGGAGAAATTCTTCACCCTCCTGGGACATTCGCACGAGGAG GAGCCCTTGGAGCCCAGCCAGGGCCACCAGTGCGACCACGGACTCTCCCTGCAGCTCTACCAGGAtgagatgaagaggaggaagcaAGAGAAAGGGGCTTCCAATGCTGACCTG ATGTCGGTGGAAGACACGGATTTTGGCCGGCAGGTGCCAAAGGCGGAGCTCAGCCGGG AACTCCGCATGCTGCCCTACATGATCACCATTGGGGACGCCATCCACAACTTCGCCGACGGCCTGGCCATGGGcgctgccttctcctcctcctggaaGACCGGCCTGGCCACCTCCCTGGCCGTCCTCTGCCACGAACTGCCCCACGAGCTAG gagacTTCGCAGCTCTGCTCCACGCCGGCCTGAGCGTCAAGCGGGCGCTGCTGCTCAACTTCGTGAGCGCCCTCACGGCCTTCGTCGGCCTCTACATCGCCCTGTCGGTCAGCACCGGGGAGGAATTCGAGGCCTGGATCTTCACGGTGGCCACGGGCCTCTTCCTCTACGTGGCCCTGTGCGATATG CTTCCGGCCTTGATGAATGTGAAGGACAAGCGTCCCTGGCTGCTCTTTGCCTTGCAGAACCTGGGCCTTCTGGCCGGCTGGGCCATCCTCCTGCTGCTCTCCCTCTTCGAGGACAACATCACCATTTAA